In the genome of Meles meles chromosome 4, mMelMel3.1 paternal haplotype, whole genome shotgun sequence, one region contains:
- the U2AF1 gene encoding splicing factor U2AF 35 kDa subunit isoform X1 has translation MAEYLASIFGTEKDKVNCSFYFKIGACRHGDRCSRLHNKPTFSQTIALLNIYRNPQNSSQSADGLRCAVSDVEMQEHYDEFFEEVFTEMEEKYGEVEEMNVCDNLGDHLVGNVYVKFRREEDAEKAVIDLNNRWFNGQPIHAELSPVTDFREACCRQYEMGECTRGGFCNFMHLKPISRELRRELYGRRRKKHRSRSRSRERRSRSRDRGRGGGGGGGGGGGGRERDRRRSRDRERSGRF, from the exons ATGGCGGAGTACTTGGCCTCCATTTTCGGCACCGAGAAAGACAA AGTCaactgttcattttatttcaaaattggaGCATGTCGTCATGGAGACAGATGCTCTCGCTTGCACAATAAACCGACCTTTagccag ACCATTGCCCTCTTGAACATTTACCGTAACCCTCAAAACTCTTCCCAGTCTGCTGACGGTTTGCGCT GCGCCGTGAGCGATGTGGAGATGCAGGAGCACTACGACGAGTTTTTCGAG GAGGTTTTTAcagagatggaggagaagtaCGGGGAGGTGGAGGAGATGAACGTCTGCGACAACCTGGGAGACCACCTGGTCGGGAACGTGTACGTTAAG TTTCGCCGTGAGGAGGACGCGGAAAAGGCCGTGATCGACCTGAACAACCGCTGGTTTAACGGGCAGCCGATCCACGCGGAGCTCTCCCCGGTGACCGACTTCCGAGAGGCGTGCTGCCGCCAGTACGAGATGGG GGAGTGCACGCGAGGCGGCTTCTGCAACTTCATGCACCTGAAGCCCATCTCCAGAGAGCTGCGGCGGGAGCTGTATGGGCGCCGGCGCAAGAA GCATAGATCGAGGTCCCGGTCTCGGGAGCGTCGCTCTCGGTCTAGAGACCGCGGTCGCGGCggcggtggtggcggcggcggcggcggcgggggacGGGAGCGTGACAGGAGGCGGTCGAGAGACCGAGAGAGATCTGGGCGATTCTGA
- the U2AF1 gene encoding splicing factor U2AF 35 kDa subunit isoform X2 has translation MAEYLASIFGTEKDKVNCSFYFKIGACRHGDRCSRLHNKPTFSQTILIQNIYRNPQNSAQTADGSHCAVSDVEMQEHYDEFFEEVFTEMEEKYGEVEEMNVCDNLGDHLVGNVYVKFRREEDAEKAVIDLNNRWFNGQPIHAELSPVTDFREACCRQYEMGECTRGGFCNFMHLKPISRELRRELYGRRRKKHRSRSRSRERRSRSRDRGRGGGGGGGGGGGGRERDRRRSRDRERSGRF, from the exons ATGGCGGAGTACTTGGCCTCCATTTTCGGCACCGAGAAAGACAA AGTCaactgttcattttatttcaaaattggaGCATGTCGTCATGGAGACAGATGCTCTCGCTTGCACAATAAACCGACCTTTagccag ACCATCTTGATTCAAAACATCTATCGTAATCCCCAAAACAGTGCACAGACGGCTGACGGCTCACACT GCGCCGTGAGCGATGTGGAGATGCAGGAGCACTACGACGAGTTTTTCGAG GAGGTTTTTAcagagatggaggagaagtaCGGGGAGGTGGAGGAGATGAACGTCTGCGACAACCTGGGAGACCACCTGGTCGGGAACGTGTACGTTAAG TTTCGCCGTGAGGAGGACGCGGAAAAGGCCGTGATCGACCTGAACAACCGCTGGTTTAACGGGCAGCCGATCCACGCGGAGCTCTCCCCGGTGACCGACTTCCGAGAGGCGTGCTGCCGCCAGTACGAGATGGG GGAGTGCACGCGAGGCGGCTTCTGCAACTTCATGCACCTGAAGCCCATCTCCAGAGAGCTGCGGCGGGAGCTGTATGGGCGCCGGCGCAAGAA GCATAGATCGAGGTCCCGGTCTCGGGAGCGTCGCTCTCGGTCTAGAGACCGCGGTCGCGGCggcggtggtggcggcggcggcggcggcgggggacGGGAGCGTGACAGGAGGCGGTCGAGAGACCGAGAGAGATCTGGGCGATTCTGA
- the U2AF1 gene encoding splicing factor U2AF 35 kDa subunit isoform X3, with translation MQEHYDEFFEEVFTEMEEKYGEVEEMNVCDNLGDHLVGNVYVKFRREEDAEKAVIDLNNRWFNGQPIHAELSPVTDFREACCRQYEMGECTRGGFCNFMHLKPISRELRRELYGRRRKKHRSRSRSRERRSRSRDRGRGGGGGGGGGGGGRERDRRRSRDRERSGRF, from the exons ATGCAGGAGCACTACGACGAGTTTTTCGAG GAGGTTTTTAcagagatggaggagaagtaCGGGGAGGTGGAGGAGATGAACGTCTGCGACAACCTGGGAGACCACCTGGTCGGGAACGTGTACGTTAAG TTTCGCCGTGAGGAGGACGCGGAAAAGGCCGTGATCGACCTGAACAACCGCTGGTTTAACGGGCAGCCGATCCACGCGGAGCTCTCCCCGGTGACCGACTTCCGAGAGGCGTGCTGCCGCCAGTACGAGATGGG GGAGTGCACGCGAGGCGGCTTCTGCAACTTCATGCACCTGAAGCCCATCTCCAGAGAGCTGCGGCGGGAGCTGTATGGGCGCCGGCGCAAGAA GCATAGATCGAGGTCCCGGTCTCGGGAGCGTCGCTCTCGGTCTAGAGACCGCGGTCGCGGCggcggtggtggcggcggcggcggcggcgggggacGGGAGCGTGACAGGAGGCGGTCGAGAGACCGAGAGAGATCTGGGCGATTCTGA
- the CRYAA gene encoding alpha-crystallin A chain: MDIAIQQPWFKRALGPFYPSRLFDQFFGEGLFEYDLLPFLSSTISPYYRQSLFRTVLDSGVSEVRSDRDKFVIFLDVKHFSPEDLTVRVQEDFVEIHGKHNERQDDHGYISREFHRRYRLPSNVDQSALSCSLSADGMLTFSGPKVPSGVDAGHSERAIPVSREEKPSSAPSS, translated from the exons ATGGACATCGCCATCCAGCAGCCCTGGTTCAAGCGTGCGCTGGGCCCCTTCTACCCCAGCCGGCTGTTCGACCAGTTCTTCGGCGAGGGTCTCTTCGAGTACGACCTGCTGCCCTTCCTGTCCTCCACCATCAGCCCCTATTACCGCCAGTCCCTCTTCCGCACCGTGCTGGACTCCGGCGTCTCCGAG GTCCGATCTGACCGAGACAAGTTTGTCATCTTCCTGGACGTGAAGCACTTCTCTCCCGAGGACCTCACCGTGAGGGTGCAGGAGGACTTCGTGGAGATCCACGGCAAGCACAACGAGAGGCAG GACGACCACGGCTACATCTCCCGCGAGTTTCACCGCCGTTACCGTCTGCCTTCCAACGTGGACCAGTCGGCACTCTCCTGCTCCCTGTCCGCGGACGGCATGCTGACCTTCTCCGGCCCCAAGGTCCCGTCTGGCGTGGACGCTGGCCACAGCGAGAGAGCCATCCCCGTGTCACGGGAGGAGAAGCCCAGCTCTGCGCCCTCGTCCTAA